Proteins from one Halovivax limisalsi genomic window:
- a CDS encoding S8 family serine peptidase gives MNARTTQLIAVLFAALLIGVVFSPPGVTAEPSLGSKTGIDPGSPSPTDAAEIHDSLSNESGETELFLVLPDAPEVDRRGGPDAVVDALQSTADRTQGPVIEALDDYDAVTVEETFWIRNSVLVTADLDEIDLETLATIDGVERIEPNVVFDAPEPVEATPADDARDDNVTYGLDLIDAPEVWEDFGATGEGVRVAVADTGVYTDHPDVELAAEDGWYDPMSDSAEPVDDFGHGTHVTGTISGGNASGTAIGVAPDVEIGAVRVCNALGCSSDAIVESFEWAVETDSDIVNYSLGVGAYGIYAESVYNTMDAGTLVVAGAGNEGDGDAISPAAPWDSLSVGAVAENRSVAGFSSGDKIEESDFGGLWRDRWPEGSYIVPDAATPGVDVYSANSANGQMPGCDGAEYCEVSGTSMATPHMTGIAALALSADPSLGPWELREQLPESTWKPDDWDPDEAQHYNPDTGRDSRYGVGIVDAYEAVSQVADPGPPEEAEFAVSIDGTNAPVTEGENLTVDAIIENVGNASGDDTIELADFDGIVVDSQSVALEAGASTTVELNWSTESGDAGSGEVTVSSGDHSDSASVEIDPDESDPGCELPGDVDGDGQVSSLDATKTQQHIAGLDPGTFEEACADLTGDGQITPADVTAIHQTIVGAST, from the coding sequence ATGAACGCGCGCACGACGCAACTCATCGCCGTACTGTTCGCCGCGCTCCTGATCGGTGTCGTATTCTCACCGCCGGGGGTAACAGCCGAGCCGTCGCTCGGTTCGAAGACGGGCATCGACCCTGGCTCCCCGTCTCCGACGGACGCGGCCGAGATTCACGATTCCCTCTCGAACGAATCCGGCGAGACGGAACTGTTCCTCGTTCTTCCGGACGCGCCCGAGGTCGACCGGCGGGGCGGGCCCGACGCGGTGGTCGACGCGCTGCAGTCGACGGCCGACCGAACGCAGGGTCCGGTCATCGAGGCGCTCGATGACTACGACGCCGTGACGGTCGAAGAGACCTTCTGGATTCGCAACAGCGTCCTCGTCACCGCCGACCTCGACGAGATCGACCTGGAGACGCTCGCCACGATCGACGGCGTCGAGCGCATCGAACCCAACGTCGTCTTCGACGCCCCCGAGCCCGTCGAGGCGACGCCGGCCGACGATGCGCGTGACGACAACGTCACCTATGGACTGGATCTGATCGACGCGCCCGAGGTCTGGGAGGACTTCGGGGCAACTGGCGAGGGCGTTCGCGTCGCCGTCGCGGACACCGGCGTCTACACCGACCACCCCGACGTCGAACTCGCGGCGGAGGACGGCTGGTACGATCCGATGAGCGACTCCGCGGAACCGGTCGACGACTTCGGCCACGGCACGCACGTCACCGGAACGATTTCCGGCGGTAACGCCTCGGGGACGGCGATCGGCGTCGCGCCCGACGTCGAGATCGGGGCAGTCAGGGTCTGTAACGCCCTGGGGTGCTCCAGCGATGCGATCGTCGAATCGTTCGAGTGGGCCGTCGAGACCGACTCGGACATCGTCAACTACAGCCTCGGCGTCGGGGCGTACGGCATCTACGCCGAGTCAGTCTACAATACGATGGACGCGGGCACGCTCGTCGTCGCCGGCGCCGGAAACGAGGGTGACGGCGACGCCATCTCGCCCGCCGCTCCCTGGGATTCGCTCTCCGTCGGGGCCGTCGCGGAGAACCGTAGCGTCGCCGGGTTCTCGAGCGGCGACAAGATCGAGGAGAGCGACTTCGGCGGCCTCTGGCGGGACCGCTGGCCGGAGGGATCCTACATCGTCCCCGACGCGGCCACGCCCGGCGTCGACGTCTACAGCGCGAACTCCGCCAACGGGCAGATGCCCGGCTGTGACGGTGCGGAGTACTGCGAGGTCAGCGGCACGTCGATGGCGACGCCGCACATGACCGGTATCGCGGCGCTGGCCCTGTCGGCGGACCCCTCCCTCGGCCCGTGGGAACTCAGAGAGCAACTCCCCGAATCGACCTGGAAGCCCGACGATTGGGACCCCGACGAGGCCCAGCACTACAACCCGGATACCGGACGCGACTCCCGGTACGGCGTCGGCATCGTCGACGCCTACGAGGCCGTGAGCCAGGTCGCCGATCCGGGCCCGCCCGAAGAAGCCGAATTCGCCGTCTCGATCGACGGCACGAACGCGCCGGTGACGGAAGGCGAGAACCTGACCGTCGACGCGATCATCGAGAACGTCGGTAACGCGAGCGGTGACGACACGATCGAACTCGCCGACTTCGACGGGATTGTCGTCGACAGTCAGTCGGTCGCGCTCGAGGCGGGCGCGTCGACGACGGTCGAACTGAACTGGAGTACGGAGTCCGGAGACGCCGGCTCCGGCGAGGTGACCGTCAGCAGCGGCGACCACAGCGACTCGGCGTCGGTCGAGATCGACCCGGATGAGTCCGATCCCGGCTGTGAGCTGCCGGGCGACGTCGACGGCGACGGGCAGGTGTCCTCGCTCGACGCGACGAAGACCCAGCAACACATCGCCGGTCTGGATCCGGGCACCTTCGAGGAGGCCTGTGCGGACCTGACCGGCGACGGCCAAATTACGCCGGCGGACGTCACCGCGATCCACCAGACGATCGTCGGCGCCTCGACCTAG